From Solwaraspora sp. WMMD1047, the proteins below share one genomic window:
- a CDS encoding glycosyltransferase family 4 protein, whose product MAIRDLGTPDTGAPTSAGRAPAPAGVGGRPLRIAMIGQKGMPATYGGIERHVEELASRLAGRGHEVTVYCRESYGSVPLDAYRGVRLRQVRTIASKHLDAIVHSSTSTLAALRDRPDIVHYHGLGPGLVAPLPRYLARSKVVLTVHGLDHQRAKWGRAARAVLETAHWFSGHVPDARVAVSRALAAHYQTRFGTEARYIPNGVAAPRQLPARQIRSRFGLAPGGYLLMVGRLVPEKSADLMIRAFRRVRTGLRLVIVGGSSFSDDFVARVRAEAADDPRVVLTGFAYGDLLAELYSNAAGFVQPSRLEGLPLTLLEAASYGLPVVASDISPHLEVLVADAPGRRLFRDGDADDLVRAVTRLVADPAGERTGAAVLRDRVADEYTWEVATGELERLYRDLLRPRRWGRTRPVG is encoded by the coding sequence GTGGCTATCCGAGACCTGGGCACGCCGGACACCGGTGCCCCGACCAGCGCCGGCCGCGCCCCCGCCCCGGCCGGGGTCGGCGGGCGACCGCTGCGGATCGCGATGATCGGGCAGAAGGGCATGCCCGCGACGTACGGCGGGATCGAGCGGCACGTCGAGGAGCTGGCCAGCCGGTTGGCCGGCCGCGGCCACGAGGTGACCGTCTACTGCCGGGAAAGCTACGGTTCGGTCCCGCTGGACGCCTACCGGGGGGTGCGACTGCGCCAGGTGCGCACCATCGCCAGCAAGCACCTCGACGCGATCGTGCACTCCAGCACCTCGACGCTCGCCGCGCTGCGGGACCGGCCGGACATCGTGCACTACCACGGACTCGGGCCGGGTCTGGTCGCCCCGCTGCCCCGCTACCTGGCCAGATCGAAGGTGGTGCTGACCGTGCACGGGCTGGACCACCAGCGGGCCAAGTGGGGCCGGGCGGCGCGGGCCGTGCTGGAGACCGCGCACTGGTTCAGCGGCCACGTCCCGGACGCCCGGGTCGCGGTCTCCCGGGCACTGGCCGCGCACTACCAGACCCGGTTCGGCACCGAGGCCCGCTACATCCCGAACGGGGTCGCCGCGCCCCGGCAGCTGCCGGCCCGGCAGATCCGCTCCCGGTTCGGCCTGGCCCCCGGCGGCTACCTGCTGATGGTCGGCCGGTTGGTGCCGGAGAAGTCGGCGGACCTGATGATCCGGGCGTTCCGCCGGGTGCGGACCGGGCTGCGGCTGGTGATCGTGGGCGGGTCGTCGTTCAGCGACGACTTCGTGGCCCGGGTCCGCGCCGAGGCCGCCGACGACCCGCGGGTCGTGCTCACCGGCTTCGCGTACGGGGACCTGCTGGCCGAGCTGTACTCCAACGCGGCCGGCTTCGTGCAGCCGTCCCGGCTGGAAGGGTTGCCGCTGACCCTGCTGGAGGCGGCCTCGTACGGGCTGCCGGTGGTGGCCAGCGACATCTCCCCGCACCTGGAGGTGCTGGTGGCCGACGCGCCCGGCCGGCGGCTGTTCCGCGACGGCGACGCCGACGACCTGGTCCGGGCGGTGACCCGGCTGGTCGCCGACCCGGCGGGGGAGCGGACCGGCGCCGCCGTGCTGCGCGACCGGGTCGCCGACGAGTACACCTGGGAGGTGGCCACCGGCGAGCTGGAGCGGCTCTACCGGGACCTGCTGCGCCCCCGCCGGTGGGGCCGGACGCGACCGGTCGGGTGA
- a CDS encoding O-antigen ligase family protein, whose protein sequence is MTTVVRHVRNAGGTRGGALLTALAALAAAGVAVLAGLSLAAGDRRGVVLPLAAAAGLAVAALAVTRFAGYVLLILAIRPLVDLVKLSGPTAGRTGVDPAARFTDPSTLLAVLFLLTAGLWLAAQVSRHGRLRGSPLGWAMLLVGATGLISALGADRPTPSLLEALRILTVVVMFVVLEQLLPDRAALRRVLLACYASLALALGYTVLASVAGAVPSEVKGEFVRISGPFTQSTTFGRYLMFMVIFGFGIYRFLGPRWRVALAVLLAGSLGFLLTTNTRSAILGAAIGLVVVALLHRSGRLLAVLLVVAVAGVALLPAVGDRFAQLADSRPVGGGPTGNTLAWRVGYWTEIVGLANRNPVTGIGPNMTQHQTAEAKKPHNDVLRAYVETGVVGLLAYLVMVFLLLHTARLALRRAPPGSLERGIAVGFAGCAVAFVAVSLASNVISNVVTLWYFVAFAAAAGAVARRPVHTDQVVEKV, encoded by the coding sequence GTGACAACAGTGGTACGGCACGTCCGCAACGCGGGCGGGACGCGGGGCGGTGCGCTGTTGACCGCCCTGGCCGCGCTGGCCGCGGCCGGGGTCGCCGTACTGGCCGGGCTGTCGCTGGCCGCCGGTGACCGCCGGGGTGTGGTGCTGCCGCTGGCGGCGGCGGCCGGGCTGGCGGTGGCGGCGCTGGCGGTCACCCGGTTCGCCGGGTACGTGCTGCTGATCCTCGCGATCCGCCCGCTCGTCGACCTGGTCAAGCTCAGCGGCCCGACGGCCGGCCGGACCGGGGTCGACCCGGCGGCCCGGTTCACCGACCCGTCCACCCTGCTCGCGGTGCTCTTCCTGCTCACCGCCGGGCTCTGGCTGGCCGCCCAGGTCAGCCGGCACGGCCGGCTGCGCGGCTCCCCGCTGGGCTGGGCGATGCTGCTGGTCGGCGCGACCGGCCTGATCAGCGCGCTCGGCGCCGACCGGCCGACGCCGAGCCTGCTGGAGGCGCTGCGGATCCTCACCGTGGTGGTGATGTTCGTGGTGCTGGAGCAGCTGCTGCCGGACCGGGCCGCGCTGCGCCGGGTGCTGCTGGCCTGCTACGCGTCGCTGGCGCTGGCGCTGGGCTACACCGTGCTGGCGTCCGTGGCCGGGGCGGTCCCGTCCGAGGTGAAAGGGGAGTTCGTCCGGATCAGCGGGCCGTTCACCCAGTCCACCACCTTCGGCCGCTACCTGATGTTCATGGTGATCTTCGGGTTCGGCATCTACCGGTTCCTCGGGCCGCGCTGGAGGGTGGCGTTGGCGGTCCTGCTCGCCGGATCGCTGGGCTTCCTGCTGACCACCAACACCCGGTCGGCGATCCTCGGCGCCGCGATCGGGCTGGTCGTGGTGGCGCTGCTGCACCGCAGCGGCCGGCTGCTCGCCGTGCTGCTGGTGGTCGCGGTGGCCGGGGTGGCGCTGCTGCCGGCGGTCGGCGACCGGTTCGCCCAGCTCGCCGACTCCCGGCCGGTCGGCGGCGGCCCGACCGGCAACACGCTGGCCTGGCGGGTCGGCTACTGGACCGAGATCGTCGGGTTGGCCAACCGGAACCCGGTCACCGGGATCGGCCCGAACATGACCCAGCACCAGACCGCCGAGGCGAAGAAGCCGCACAACGACGTGCTCCGGGCGTACGTGGAGACCGGTGTGGTCGGGCTGCTGGCGTACCTGGTGATGGTTTTTCTGCTGTTGCACACCGCGCGGCTGGCGCTGCGCCGGGCGCCGCCGGGCAGCCTGGAGCGGGGGATCGCGGTGGGTTTCGCCGGCTGCGCGGTGGCGTTCGTCGCGGTCAGCCTCGCCTCGAACGTGATCTCGAACGTGGTCACCCTCTGGTACTTCGTCGCGTTCGCGGCGGCCGCCGGCGCCGTCGCGCGGCGCCCCGTGCACACTGACCAGGTCGTTGAGAAGGTATGA
- a CDS encoding Wzz/FepE/Etk N-terminal domain-containing protein — protein MEIVDYLRIARRRLWILLGVPVLAAGAAAGVVLLAPQQYTGTAYVAAPALVGGAAAQQYTGTQAAAQFVAAFGAAATSPRVLDEVAADTGVRVSRLRDGLAVRQVGASSQLELSYTASARGTVRPVLEATSGRALAFLFSSQVDIATEQVSAASDDVTAATAAITAWEKENKVSQPDKLYQATLNELASLRQQRLSMQAVGNSRGANAAAEAIEAGQRQLDTIGPKLPDYQALLAQRDAATAAMSQARQELQAARAQTRAADPASVTSVGQVTAVSRLRELVATALPVAGAGLLLAVALVAILELLARGRAREPVARPGPSGDPRPEPTETIGYAHRDATAQHGAGGERGSGERSSVGQHNSVGQHSAVQHEAVGPNGGSGRRSDLAGLPGRSVT, from the coding sequence GTGGAGATCGTCGACTACCTGCGGATCGCCCGCCGCCGGCTGTGGATCCTGCTGGGGGTGCCGGTGCTGGCCGCCGGTGCCGCGGCCGGGGTGGTGCTGCTCGCCCCGCAGCAGTACACCGGCACCGCGTACGTGGCGGCGCCGGCCCTGGTCGGCGGGGCCGCCGCCCAGCAGTACACCGGCACCCAGGCCGCCGCCCAGTTCGTGGCCGCGTTCGGCGCGGCGGCCACCTCGCCCCGGGTGCTGGACGAGGTGGCCGCCGACACCGGCGTGCGGGTGTCCCGGCTGCGCGACGGGCTGGCGGTGCGCCAGGTCGGCGCGAGCAGCCAGCTGGAGCTGAGCTACACGGCGTCGGCGCGCGGCACGGTGCGCCCGGTGCTGGAGGCGACCAGCGGCCGGGCGCTGGCGTTCCTCTTCTCGTCCCAGGTGGACATCGCCACCGAGCAGGTGAGCGCCGCCAGCGACGACGTGACGGCGGCGACCGCGGCGATCACCGCCTGGGAGAAGGAGAACAAGGTCTCCCAGCCGGACAAGCTCTACCAGGCCACCCTCAACGAGTTGGCAAGTCTGCGCCAGCAGCGGCTGTCGATGCAGGCGGTCGGCAACAGCCGGGGCGCGAACGCCGCCGCGGAGGCGATCGAGGCCGGTCAGCGGCAGCTCGACACGATCGGCCCGAAGCTGCCGGACTACCAGGCGCTGCTCGCCCAGCGGGACGCCGCCACCGCCGCGATGTCGCAGGCCCGGCAGGAGCTGCAGGCGGCCCGCGCGCAGACCCGGGCGGCCGATCCGGCGTCGGTGACGAGCGTCGGCCAGGTGACCGCGGTGTCCCGGCTCCGGGAGCTGGTCGCCACCGCGCTGCCGGTGGCCGGCGCCGGACTGCTGCTCGCCGTCGCGCTGGTGGCGATCCTGGAACTGCTGGCCCGCGGCCGGGCCCGCGAGCCGGTCGCCCGGCCCGGCCCGTCCGGCGACCCGCGCCCCGAACCGACCGAAACCATCGGGTACGCCCACCGCGACGCGACCGCCCAACACGGCGCGGGAGGTGAGCGCGGTTCGGGGGAGCGCAGTTCGGTTGGTCAGCACAATTCGGTTGGTCAGCACAGCGCGGTCCAGCACGAGGCGGTCGGGCCGAACGGTGGGTCAGGCCGGCGCTCGGATCTGGCGGGCCTGCCCGGCCGGTCGGTGACGTGA
- a CDS encoding oligosaccharide flippase family protein, with product MTAESTRPDPAAVGPAAVGPPAVDPAGAGSESDGADRSVRGMARGGGLNLVGAILNQAAVFVIMLLLARVLGITEVGRYAQCYAVLALLGLLSLSGFRAGLTRFVATGLADDDPAAVRGTVRLGLAISAASASAVAVVLALAAPALAGLLNDPELVTGLRLVALTLPALTVCEAALAATRGWRTQRPFTLIGQLYEPGARLALTALALVAGAGLTGTFWALVGAAWTAALLALGALARLLRRVPADRVVYRPRELFSFSTVSWFSSLASTGLIWVDTLMLGAFGNPDIGLYNVATRLVTVAIFVLAPINAAFGPYLAHLHHQGRADEVRRIYGAATGWVVRLSLPAFVALLVFPEALLRLFGGAFAAGAAVTVILALGQLVNAATGPCGTVLNMSGRVGLNMADNIAALLLNVLLNLWLIPAYGIIGAAVAWAVSLAVVNVARVLQVRAVTGALPVTAGMLKGLLAGLVALLAGVVVRLLVPGWPAQLAVGLPVVAAGYLTAVLALGLSREDTMVLRTLARRGRTTPSPADPAAAGADAAGGAGAARRAGAAGGVGAAGAAGRGGVVEASGGDAAGAAGGVGAAGAAGRGGVVEASGGDAAGAAGGVGAAGAAGRGGVVEASGGDAAGAAGGAAADAGAGVGGGVVEGAGGDAVGGAGRRAAEGAAR from the coding sequence GTGACGGCGGAGTCCACCCGTCCCGACCCGGCTGCCGTCGGCCCGGCTGCTGTCGGCCCGCCCGCCGTCGACCCGGCCGGCGCTGGTTCGGAGTCCGACGGCGCGGACCGCAGTGTTCGGGGGATGGCCCGGGGTGGAGGGCTCAACCTGGTCGGGGCGATCCTCAACCAGGCCGCCGTCTTCGTCATCATGCTGCTGCTGGCCCGGGTGCTCGGCATCACCGAGGTCGGCCGGTACGCCCAGTGCTACGCCGTGCTGGCCCTGCTCGGCCTGCTGTCGCTCTCCGGCTTCCGGGCCGGGCTGACCCGGTTCGTGGCGACCGGCCTGGCCGACGACGACCCGGCCGCGGTCCGCGGCACGGTCCGGCTCGGGCTGGCCATCTCGGCCGCCTCGGCCAGCGCCGTCGCGGTCGTGCTGGCGCTTGCCGCACCGGCGCTGGCCGGCCTGCTCAACGACCCGGAACTCGTCACCGGGCTGCGGCTGGTCGCGCTCACCCTGCCCGCGTTGACGGTCTGCGAGGCGGCGTTGGCGGCCACCCGGGGCTGGCGCACCCAGCGGCCGTTCACCCTGATCGGCCAGCTATACGAGCCGGGCGCCCGACTGGCGCTCACCGCGCTGGCGCTGGTGGCCGGCGCCGGCCTGACCGGCACCTTCTGGGCGCTGGTCGGCGCGGCCTGGACGGCGGCGCTGCTCGCGCTCGGGGCGCTGGCCCGGCTGCTGCGCCGGGTGCCGGCGGACCGGGTGGTCTACCGGCCCCGGGAACTGTTCAGCTTCTCCACGGTGAGCTGGTTCTCCTCGCTGGCGTCGACCGGGCTGATCTGGGTGGACACCCTGATGCTCGGCGCCTTCGGCAACCCCGACATCGGCCTCTACAACGTGGCCACCCGGCTGGTCACCGTGGCCATCTTCGTGCTGGCGCCGATCAACGCGGCGTTCGGCCCGTACCTCGCGCACCTGCACCACCAGGGCCGCGCCGACGAGGTACGCCGCATCTACGGCGCCGCCACCGGCTGGGTGGTCCGGCTGTCCCTGCCGGCCTTCGTGGCGCTGCTGGTTTTCCCCGAGGCGCTGCTGCGGCTCTTCGGCGGAGCGTTCGCCGCCGGCGCGGCGGTGACGGTGATCCTGGCGCTCGGGCAGTTGGTGAACGCGGCCACCGGCCCGTGTGGCACGGTGCTGAACATGTCCGGCCGGGTCGGGCTGAACATGGCCGACAACATCGCGGCGCTGCTGCTGAACGTGCTGCTGAACCTCTGGCTGATTCCGGCGTACGGCATCATCGGCGCGGCGGTGGCCTGGGCGGTGTCGCTGGCCGTGGTGAACGTGGCCCGGGTGCTGCAGGTCCGGGCGGTGACCGGCGCGCTGCCGGTGACCGCCGGGATGCTCAAGGGGCTGCTGGCCGGGCTGGTCGCGCTGCTGGCCGGCGTGGTGGTGCGGCTGCTGGTGCCCGGCTGGCCGGCGCAGCTGGCGGTCGGCCTGCCGGTGGTGGCGGCCGGCTACCTGACGGCGGTGCTCGCCCTCGGGCTGAGCCGGGAGGACACCATGGTGCTGCGCACCCTGGCCCGCCGCGGCCGAACCACACCCAGTCCCGCCGACCCGGCCGCGGCCGGCGCCGACGCGGCCGGCGGGGCTGGCGCGGCGCGCAGAGCTGGCGCGGCCGGCGGAGTTGGTGCCGCCGGCGCGGCTGGCCGTGGTGGCGTGGTCGAGGCCTCTGGCGGCGACGCGGCTGGCGCGGCCGGCGGAGTTGGTGCCGCCGGCGCGGCTGGCCGTGGTGGCGTGGTCGAGGCCTCTGGCGGCGACGCGGCTGGCGCGGCCGGCGGAGTTGGTGCCGCCGGCGCGGCTGGCCGTGGTGGCGTGGTCGAGGCCTCTGGCGGCGACGCGGCTGGTGCGGCGGGCGGGGCAGCCGCCGATGCGGGGGCCGGGGTCGGTGGTGGCGTGGTCGAGGGCGCGGGCGGCGATGCGGTTGGCGGGGCGGGTCGGCGGGCGGCTGAGGGGGCGGCGCGGTGA
- a CDS encoding sulfotransferase, whose protein sequence is MRAWTRAALPGPVGALPDFLIIGGQRCGTTSLHHYLAAHPAVRPATGKELQYFSIHHGRGERWYRAHFPAPSVGRLSFEASPYYLFHPSVPARVAATLPAGRFIALLRDPVERAYSHYLHTRSYGAEPLPFADAVAAEEGRLAVALRDGPDTPAAHAALRIHSYLARGRYAEQLDRWYAQLPADRILVLRSEDLYADPAATYARVLRFLDLDPFTPAAFERHTRRVDPADSALTDSLRTDLAGYFAPHNARLADLLNWPTTWP, encoded by the coding sequence GTGCGGGCCTGGACCCGCGCGGCGCTGCCGGGGCCGGTCGGCGCGTTGCCGGACTTCCTCATCATCGGCGGCCAGCGCTGCGGGACCACCTCGCTGCACCACTACCTGGCGGCTCATCCGGCGGTCCGGCCGGCCACCGGCAAGGAGCTGCAGTACTTCTCGATCCATCATGGACGTGGTGAGCGCTGGTACCGGGCGCACTTCCCGGCGCCCTCGGTCGGCAGGCTCTCCTTCGAGGCGAGCCCGTACTACCTGTTCCACCCGAGCGTGCCGGCCCGGGTGGCGGCGACGCTGCCGGCCGGCCGCTTCATCGCGCTGCTGCGTGACCCGGTCGAGCGGGCGTACTCGCACTACCTGCACACCCGCTCGTACGGGGCTGAACCGTTGCCGTTCGCGGACGCGGTCGCGGCGGAGGAGGGTCGGCTGGCGGTGGCGCTGCGCGACGGCCCGGACACCCCGGCCGCCCACGCCGCGCTGCGTATCCACTCCTACCTGGCCCGGGGCCGCTACGCCGAGCAGCTCGACCGGTGGTACGCGCAGCTGCCCGCCGATCGGATCCTGGTGCTACGCAGCGAGGACCTCTACGCCGACCCGGCCGCCACCTACGCCCGGGTGCTGCGCTTCCTCGACCTGGACCCGTTCACCCCGGCGGCCTTCGAACGACACACCCGCCGGGTCGATCCCGCCGACAGCGCGCTCACCGACTCGCTCCGCACCGACCTGGCCGGCTACTTCGCCCCGCACAACGCCCGCCTCGCCGACCTCCTCAACTGGCCGACCACCTGGCCCTGA
- a CDS encoding tetratricopeptide repeat protein, producing MDLAHLVAAALAAAHRDPGTDGDPELNSLHDTVAGLLDAAPGTVGYRRIGSGTAEPDELRSRLDGLPAADRRQLADAAHAVLARTDPAGTAAGHYDLTAALPVTAGPADPIDDPVRHLTTATATAPPGDPAGPPSPTGPSASVPVRPPADGPVGDSGAAASSPGTPAERARLALSAGSPGHSAGTVDVLRRMAADAELRLGPQHPQSLRTRSDLAYGYRAAGRTAEAIAEMRTVAATCQHLLGTNHPDTRAAHQALRDWTGRADNSAP from the coding sequence ATGGACCTGGCGCACCTGGTGGCCGCCGCCCTGGCGGCGGCGCACCGGGACCCGGGTACGGACGGGGACCCGGAACTGAACTCTCTACACGACACAGTGGCCGGGCTGCTGGACGCCGCCCCCGGGACGGTCGGCTACCGGAGGATCGGCTCCGGCACGGCTGAGCCGGACGAGCTGCGGTCCCGGCTCGACGGGCTGCCCGCCGCCGACCGGCGGCAGTTGGCTGACGCCGCCCACGCGGTTCTGGCCCGGACCGACCCCGCCGGAACCGCAGCCGGTCACTACGACCTGACCGCGGCGCTGCCGGTCACCGCCGGCCCCGCCGACCCGATCGACGACCCGGTCCGCCACCTGACCACCGCCACCGCCACCGCCCCGCCCGGCGACCCCGCCGGCCCGCCGTCCCCCACCGGCCCGTCGGCCAGCGTCCCGGTGCGGCCGCCGGCCGACGGCCCGGTGGGGGATTCCGGGGCTGCTGCGTCGAGCCCGGGCACCCCGGCCGAGCGCGCCCGGCTGGCACTCTCGGCCGGCTCGCCGGGTCACTCCGCCGGCACCGTCGACGTGCTGCGGCGGATGGCGGCTGACGCGGAGCTCCGGCTCGGACCGCAACACCCGCAGTCGTTGCGCACCCGGTCCGACCTCGCGTACGGGTACCGGGCGGCCGGCCGCACCGCCGAGGCGATCGCGGAGATGCGAACGGTGGCCGCCACCTGCCAACACCTCCTCGGCACCAACCACCCCGACACCCGCGCCGCCCACCAGGCCCTACGCGACTGGACCGGCCGCGCGGACAACAGCGCCCCTTGA
- a CDS encoding S26 family signal peptidase, translating into MNIEGHRRTRRFRITVIGLVGLTALAAALAAARRRLVVIEVVGDSMAPTYRAGDRLLVRHTRRFRVGDVVLAHHQEGGRRDAGKEPLATAWLVKRLAALPGHPVPPSVRSAVGGGGSVPAGSAVLLGEAPSSADSRSWGFVPLDDIAGVVVTRLTTGRPMSDGAGGRG; encoded by the coding sequence ATGAACATTGAAGGACATCGGCGGACACGCCGCTTCCGAATCACCGTCATCGGACTTGTCGGGCTGACCGCGCTGGCGGCCGCTCTCGCCGCCGCCCGGCGACGTTTGGTCGTCATCGAGGTGGTGGGTGACAGCATGGCACCCACCTACCGGGCCGGCGACCGGCTGCTGGTGCGCCACACGCGGCGGTTCCGGGTCGGCGACGTGGTGCTCGCGCACCACCAGGAGGGCGGTCGTCGGGACGCCGGCAAGGAGCCACTGGCCACCGCCTGGCTCGTCAAGCGGCTGGCGGCGCTGCCCGGACACCCCGTACCGCCGTCGGTCCGGTCGGCCGTCGGCGGCGGCGGTTCCGTGCCCGCCGGGTCAGCCGTCCTGTTGGGCGAGGCTCCGTCGAGCGCGGACTCCCGCAGCTGGGGATTCGTCCCGCTGGACGACATCGCCGGGGTGGTGGTCACCCGCCTGACGACTGGTCGACCGATGTCGGACGGGGCCGGCGGCCGGGGGTGA
- a CDS encoding MauE/DoxX family redox-associated membrane protein: MRVVVTTVIFLIIGVLAVSLFTKIRGPGSFRGFVGAVAGLRVIPAGWAGPVAVVAVSAEAVVVGLLAWPAALAPGLAAATLLFGGFTATLLAAIRRGAQVGCHCFGASAAPVAVRHAVRSGFLAIAAAAAFCCVPLLPADPRTGLGASELLAALATAGVAVAVLVRLDDLVWLFRGPTPAR; encoded by the coding sequence ATGCGGGTTGTCGTCACCACGGTCATTTTTCTGATCATCGGCGTTCTCGCCGTGTCGCTGTTTACCAAAATCCGCGGCCCGGGGAGTTTTCGCGGGTTCGTCGGTGCCGTCGCCGGGTTGCGCGTGATCCCGGCTGGGTGGGCCGGCCCGGTGGCGGTGGTCGCCGTCAGCGCCGAGGCCGTCGTGGTCGGGCTGCTCGCCTGGCCGGCGGCGCTCGCCCCCGGGCTCGCGGCGGCGACGCTCCTGTTCGGCGGCTTCACCGCCACGCTGCTCGCGGCGATCCGCCGAGGAGCCCAGGTGGGCTGCCACTGCTTCGGTGCGAGCGCAGCGCCGGTGGCGGTCCGGCACGCGGTCCGCAGCGGGTTTCTCGCCATCGCGGCGGCGGCCGCGTTCTGTTGCGTGCCCCTGCTGCCCGCCGATCCGCGGACCGGCCTGGGCGCGTCGGAGCTGCTGGCCGCGCTCGCCACCGCCGGGGTGGCCGTGGCTGTGCTGGTCCGGCTCGATGACCTGGTATGGCTGTTCCGGGGTCCTACCCCAGCCCGCTGA
- a CDS encoding redoxin domain-containing protein, with protein MALLSVAVIVLTVLVLIDLVLSAAIIRRLRETEAKITEMNTPPESGIMLGEPMPEFETDGGELTHADLAGGPALVGFFSAGCRHCPTQAERLADRAPEITGTGVRVVSVLTSGDGATEDLAPTLRKAGTVIVEPDSAAMMATFREGATPTFLMFGGDGRLLARGHDLGAVLDGK; from the coding sequence GTGGCCCTCTTGTCTGTAGCCGTCATCGTGCTGACGGTACTCGTCCTCATCGACCTGGTACTCAGTGCCGCGATCATTCGCAGGTTGCGGGAGACCGAAGCGAAGATCACCGAGATGAACACGCCGCCCGAGTCCGGAATCATGCTCGGGGAGCCAATGCCGGAGTTCGAGACGGACGGCGGCGAACTGACCCACGCCGACCTGGCCGGCGGGCCGGCGCTGGTCGGATTCTTCTCCGCCGGTTGCCGGCACTGCCCCACTCAGGCCGAGCGGTTGGCCGACCGGGCGCCGGAGATCACGGGCACCGGCGTGCGGGTGGTAAGCGTTCTCACCTCGGGCGACGGGGCGACCGAAGACCTCGCCCCGACGCTGCGCAAAGCGGGCACCGTCATCGTGGAGCCGGACTCCGCGGCGATGATGGCGACCTTCCGGGAGGGGGCGACCCCCACCTTCCTGATGTTCGGCGGCGACGGGCGGCTGCTTGCCAGAGGGCACGACCTCGGCGCGGTGCTGGACGGGAAATGA